A single Sporosarcina sp. FSL W8-0480 DNA region contains:
- the yhbH gene encoding sporulation protein YhbH — MHDNQNESFVVSQEDWTLHRKGYQDQKRHMDKVKKAIHSNLPELISEESIVMSDGKEIIKIPIRSLDEYRIRYNHDKSKHVGQGDGKSQVGDVVASDGKQGNGKGKQAGDQPGKDFYEAEVSIAEIEEALFKELELPNLEQREQVDITDESITFNDIRKKGLIGNIDKKRTIIAAFKRNAMEGKSGIMPIYNDDLRFKTWDEVTKPQSSAVVLMMMDTSASMGTFEKYMARSFYFWMTKFLRTKYEKVEIEFIAHHTIARVVSETDFFSKGESGGTICSTAYEKALELISKKYNPTRFNIYPFHFSDGENMSSDNGKCLSLVNELMAVSNMFGYGEVNAHSRYSTLMNTYNKIEDPKFRHYVLKDNKDVYHALKKFFHKRQEGAE; from the coding sequence ACCAGGATCAAAAACGCCATATGGATAAAGTGAAAAAAGCGATTCATAGCAATTTACCTGAATTGATCAGCGAAGAAAGCATTGTTATGTCGGACGGCAAAGAGATTATCAAAATACCAATACGGTCGTTAGATGAATATAGAATCCGATACAATCACGATAAGTCTAAGCATGTCGGGCAAGGCGATGGAAAGAGCCAGGTGGGTGACGTTGTTGCAAGTGATGGAAAACAGGGCAACGGAAAAGGAAAACAGGCGGGTGATCAGCCGGGCAAGGACTTTTACGAGGCTGAAGTATCTATTGCTGAAATAGAAGAGGCTTTATTCAAGGAATTGGAATTGCCAAATCTTGAACAACGTGAACAGGTGGATATTACCGATGAGTCTATCACCTTCAATGACATAAGAAAGAAAGGATTAATCGGAAATATTGATAAAAAAAGAACAATTATTGCAGCGTTTAAACGGAATGCAATGGAAGGCAAATCGGGAATTATGCCAATCTATAATGATGATTTGCGGTTTAAAACTTGGGATGAAGTAACAAAGCCGCAGTCAAGTGCAGTCGTTCTGATGATGATGGATACAAGTGCTTCTATGGGAACCTTTGAAAAGTATATGGCAAGAAGCTTCTATTTTTGGATGACGAAGTTTCTACGCACGAAATATGAAAAGGTGGAAATTGAATTCATCGCCCATCACACGATTGCGAGAGTGGTATCAGAAACAGATTTCTTTTCCAAAGGTGAAAGTGGAGGGACAATTTGCTCGACCGCATATGAAAAAGCGCTCGAGCTCATTTCCAAAAAATACAACCCGACTCGCTTTAATATTTATCCATTCCATTTCTCAGATGGTGAAAATATGTCATCCGATAACGGGAAATGTCTATCGTTAGTGAATGAGTTGATGGCAGTCTCAAATATGTTCGGTTATGGGGAAGTGAATGCCCATAGCCGATATTCAACACTGATGAATACGTACAATAAAATAGAAGATCCGAAATTCCGTCATTATGTGTTAAAAGATAATAAAGATGTTTACCATGCATTGAAGAAGTTTTTCCACAAGCGTCAGGAGGGGGCCGAATGA